The following are encoded together in the Verrucomicrobiota bacterium genome:
- a CDS encoding nuclease-related domain-containing protein, with translation MFDLFIQFLPLAILLLFFTRFFLLHKQGKRPPVSEKMLRPPGESLRNRLDELNETMIVALAYFAMVSCIFSAIVKTWSAATTSTGMLVTLLFGILCAGVLIFLGRRVYRSVMDYRNYNLGFSGERFVGEALNKLMLDGCQVFHDYPADPKWNIDHIVVSSTGVFAIETKARRKGELPPGFNNHVVTYDGQSLNFPGGRELKMLEQTRINASWLSGQLSSAIGESVSVTPILTIPGWWIERKSKDGIPVLNHKEIRGFILNRSGTILSSQKIQRIVHQLDQKCRDVEF, from the coding sequence ATGTTCGACCTGTTTATCCAATTTTTACCCTTGGCGATCCTGTTGCTCTTTTTCACACGGTTCTTTTTGCTGCATAAACAGGGCAAACGCCCACCCGTCTCTGAGAAAATGCTGCGCCCTCCGGGAGAAAGTTTGCGCAACCGGCTGGATGAATTGAATGAGACAATGATCGTGGCCTTGGCTTACTTCGCTATGGTGTCATGTATATTCTCAGCCATCGTCAAGACTTGGTCAGCGGCGACTACTTCTACTGGAATGCTTGTTACCCTTCTTTTTGGAATTTTGTGCGCAGGCGTACTTATCTTCCTTGGTCGCCGCGTTTATAGATCGGTGATGGATTACCGCAATTACAACCTCGGTTTTAGTGGCGAACGTTTCGTAGGCGAAGCCCTGAATAAGCTTATGCTCGATGGTTGCCAGGTCTTCCACGATTACCCGGCAGATCCCAAATGGAACATTGACCACATTGTTGTTTCATCCACCGGGGTCTTTGCCATTGAAACCAAGGCTCGCCGCAAAGGTGAACTGCCACCCGGCTTCAACAACCATGTCGTCACCTATGACGGCCAATCCCTGAACTTTCCCGGTGGTAGGGAATTGAAGATGCTGGAGCAGACGCGCATCAACGCCAGTTGGTTGAGTGGTCAACTAAGCAGTGCCATTGGCGAGTCGGTTTCCGTCACTCCCATCCTGACCATCCCCGGCTGGTGGATTGAGCGCAAATCCAAAGACGGTATCCCGGTATTGAACCATAAGGAAATTCGCGGATTCATTCTGAACCGTAGCGGCACCATCCTGTCCTCACAGAAAATCCAGCGCATCGTCCATCAACTCGACCAGAAATGTCGCGACGTAGAATTTTAG
- a CDS encoding ImmA/IrrE family metallo-endopeptidase, which translates to MAFSPNQLRYSEDGIPILKARQIEDIATEVLDKYCPKALRVPVQTPVLEIIQELGKTTGLQSSILDLGYKNGAKILGLVNFSRKLLSLDNLLAGERKVQMRFTAAHEIGHWILHRWNYKNWRFAQPRQEQETLQDDEETLCRLDERTPQDWLEWQANVFAASLVLPRATFLKALVETQLFYGITRNVGKVWISDADYSRRDFQLVSGSLANIYGVSLTSIRVRLNTFNLLNDETSHKGRSVSQSLCSNDPPF; encoded by the coding sequence ATGGCCTTCAGTCCTAACCAACTCAGATATAGTGAAGATGGAATCCCCATTCTTAAAGCCCGGCAGATTGAGGATATTGCAACCGAAGTCCTGGATAAATATTGTCCGAAAGCACTCCGTGTGCCAGTCCAAACTCCAGTCCTCGAAATAATCCAAGAACTCGGCAAAACGACTGGTCTGCAAAGCTCCATATTGGATCTTGGCTATAAAAATGGTGCCAAGATTCTTGGGTTGGTAAATTTCTCACGCAAGCTCCTTAGCCTCGATAATCTGTTGGCTGGGGAAAGAAAAGTTCAAATGCGGTTTACGGCCGCTCATGAGATTGGCCACTGGATTCTTCATAGGTGGAATTATAAAAACTGGAGATTTGCACAACCCCGCCAGGAGCAGGAGACTTTGCAAGATGACGAGGAGACCCTTTGCCGCCTTGATGAACGGACTCCTCAGGACTGGTTGGAATGGCAGGCTAATGTCTTTGCCGCCTCACTTGTTCTTCCACGAGCAACTTTTCTAAAAGCTTTGGTTGAAACCCAGCTTTTCTACGGAATCACGCGTAATGTCGGCAAGGTGTGGATTTCAGACGCAGATTATAGCCGCCGTGATTTTCAACTTGTCAGTGGCAGTCTTGCCAACATCTACGGCGTCTCGCTAACCTCTATTCGAGTGCGACTCAACACATTTAACCTGCTCAACGATGAGACTTCGCACAAAGGCCGGTCCGTAAGTCAAAGCCTCTGCTCAAACGACCCGCCGTTTTAA
- a CDS encoding DEAD/DEAH box helicase — MSLNPILTLDHVIDEYRDYLRSEFRARDRSLRLALEAELDRPLFLAQEPFYQAHRPFRAGEPWSRLPLDPALARAMAVRSRSETAYLHQSEAIIHLHGPAASPLVVTTGTGSGKTECFLLPVIQNAIADAHQFRRTGLTAILVYPMNALANDQEKRIKEYLEAAGVADLVDVRKYDRGTNQAERERMRNNPPRILLTNYMMLEYLLIRPKDRDDLFANHRCRFLVMDEVHTYRGVLGSNIALLLRRLRAHLARARQDWSPDVPADQHAARYPTLLNVGTSATIKSIADSNLSAGERNQHRDAAVQEFFSRLTGVQPATIRVVGEVLEDIIIPAESRFAPAVPAASPVNVTNLASVERALSASSGVAPTGDLARAARHCRLLWLLNQWLVSRPMSLNQIVDLMLSEIPERRGADRAALRREVEAVLLAGSALPEDAPGGLRLRAHRLIRGGWKFVRCLDRGCGRIYPMGQPVCDCGRQTAPLFLCRNCGADYLRLSGDPVAGQMQPYSADSADEEWMIYDVARQEMDIQPEEDPEEEDGEPRVPRRGTRARIAQVRGHPVHSGSFDPHTLNFSLTASDFPFQVRLVHGRSRCLCCGGTAGTRNVITPVALGTSAAVKVLGEGLVEALADANADREGHDGKERLLIFSDSRQDAAHQARFIIFASRYDRMRRRLFQILQSNPRLSLQRAVELLGDLGVQAGDNPNGPDDPERRLTEDERLRVRAWEEAPLLDEIAVTPFFRGTLINLGVLSIAYDGLEEEVRSRGGDLCAHWGITQAQLTHLCRCFLDELRVRSMLSREMMRYHPRNPACPDYIARADWERKVAQPKGMPVDPQGRPLPYADNAGAPFGITIRNAWRAPGTGGRAPSFQRLVEHLLHRFGAPQPDANDGLALLQFLQRGSFTTTSDVQGHRQSARVCQLNAEVLRLRLFTGADRLRCNICSWPLAGAYAGAPCPRCHGVASLWPDAEVEQHRTVRRMRQPTFRPLIADEHTAQVTNERRVDLENRFKASAAEAPLNVLACSPTMEMGIDVGGLDAVMLRNVPPRPDNYAQRGGRAGRRTRVGLVVGYARSNPHDQYFFDHPEEMISGEIPAPAISLGNRDVILRHLAAIAFGAANPGLAGRMVEYVSEQGEIKSEPVNALIAAVQAQGDYALQLARLAWGEDILRACGLDDAALQAHLASLPNRINDVVQRTARQVQELRAALERFYATLQGRQSGVRAADLVARLLGVPVARRDDRPEADDASAGYPPRRFAEFGILPGYEFPSEPASLRLLGDPNEENLVSVARRFGIYQYMPAAPVYARARRWKVIGLDTSSPWNPRSDTPWNYRLCRRCGLRYAADHARCPRCQLAEPGPAYPAFEYGGFVAQRNEAPVLDEEDRIGARNLVAFFPQWNGEVFERWSVGPGWQLQLSRNEEVRWLNEGLEPTEAERERGLVLHQNARGFCLCSTCGHTLIAPPPEDAGPRRRARTGNAIDPYGHSQSCARAGQPAQPSGIVTSLEAEVLRLVAFIPEGFDANALEEWTHSLGAALRIGIRHHLLLDGSEIEFEPEGPWQESAEAGAFQRVSLTFVDPSVGGSGYIARMAREFHLIAQRALEHLNHPNCETACYRCLKSYQNQRYHDQLRWPAIIGDLDQLAASAPQPLPLERGDSNDPRPWLEAFAAGVGSPLELRFLRLFEQHGFHPERQVSVAPAEGLPPISIADFAVSARRLAIYVDGAAFHTGARLRRDRIIRNRLREGPLHWNVVELRAADLARGADLVRELMNR, encoded by the coding sequence ATGAGCCTGAACCCCATCCTCACCCTCGACCACGTCATTGATGAGTATCGCGATTATCTCCGGTCTGAGTTCCGCGCCCGCGACCGTTCCCTCCGGCTGGCCTTGGAAGCCGAACTTGACCGTCCGCTTTTCCTTGCCCAGGAACCTTTTTACCAGGCCCATCGCCCGTTCCGTGCTGGAGAACCATGGAGCCGCCTGCCCTTGGACCCCGCGCTGGCCCGCGCCATGGCCGTCCGCTCGCGCTCTGAAACCGCCTACCTGCATCAGTCCGAGGCCATCATCCACTTGCACGGCCCGGCAGCGTCCCCTCTTGTCGTGACCACCGGCACCGGCTCCGGTAAAACCGAGTGTTTCCTGCTTCCGGTCATTCAGAACGCCATCGCCGATGCGCATCAGTTCCGGCGGACCGGTCTGACGGCTATTCTGGTCTATCCGATGAACGCCCTGGCCAATGACCAGGAAAAGCGCATTAAAGAATACTTGGAAGCTGCCGGTGTGGCGGATCTGGTTGACGTTCGCAAATACGATCGTGGCACCAACCAAGCTGAGCGTGAGCGCATGCGCAACAACCCTCCGCGCATCCTGCTGACCAACTACATGATGTTGGAGTATTTGCTCATCCGCCCCAAAGACCGCGATGATCTCTTTGCCAATCACCGTTGCAGGTTCCTTGTAATGGATGAAGTGCATACCTATCGCGGTGTGCTCGGTAGCAATATCGCCCTGTTGTTACGTCGCCTCCGGGCGCACCTTGCGCGCGCCCGACAGGATTGGTCGCCCGATGTCCCTGCCGACCAGCACGCCGCCCGCTATCCCACGCTCCTAAACGTTGGCACGTCTGCCACCATCAAAAGTATCGCGGACTCAAATCTCAGCGCTGGGGAGCGCAACCAGCACCGGGATGCCGCCGTCCAGGAGTTCTTCAGCCGTTTAACCGGCGTTCAGCCCGCCACCATTCGCGTGGTCGGGGAGGTATTGGAGGACATCATCATTCCAGCCGAATCTCGCTTTGCCCCTGCCGTGCCCGCCGCCTCGCCCGTGAACGTAACCAATCTCGCTTCCGTGGAGCGTGCCTTGTCCGCCTCTTCTGGCGTTGCTCCCACTGGTGATCTTGCCCGTGCCGCCCGGCACTGCCGTTTGCTTTGGCTGCTCAACCAGTGGCTTGTCTCCCGTCCCATGTCCTTGAACCAGATCGTGGACCTGATGCTGTCCGAAATCCCCGAACGCCGGGGAGCGGACCGGGCCGCGCTTCGGCGCGAGGTCGAGGCCGTGCTGCTGGCGGGGTCCGCTTTGCCGGAGGATGCCCCAGGCGGTTTGCGCCTGCGCGCGCACCGGCTCATTCGCGGTGGTTGGAAGTTCGTGCGTTGTCTCGATCGCGGCTGCGGTCGCATCTACCCCATGGGCCAGCCTGTCTGCGATTGCGGTCGCCAGACCGCCCCATTGTTCCTCTGCCGCAACTGTGGTGCGGATTATCTTCGCCTCAGCGGCGACCCGGTGGCCGGGCAAATGCAGCCTTACTCAGCCGACTCTGCCGACGAGGAATGGATGATTTACGACGTGGCCCGGCAGGAAATGGACATCCAGCCCGAGGAAGACCCGGAGGAGGAAGACGGCGAGCCACGCGTTCCCCGCCGGGGCACTCGCGCCCGCATTGCCCAGGTCCGCGGGCATCCCGTACATTCGGGTTCGTTTGATCCCCACACTCTGAATTTCAGTCTGACGGCCTCGGATTTTCCCTTCCAGGTCCGCCTCGTTCACGGCCGGAGCCGTTGCCTTTGCTGCGGCGGCACCGCCGGCACCCGCAACGTGATCACCCCTGTTGCCCTTGGCACCTCCGCTGCCGTCAAGGTGTTGGGCGAAGGCCTCGTCGAAGCCCTGGCCGACGCCAACGCCGACCGCGAGGGCCACGATGGCAAGGAACGATTGCTCATCTTCAGCGACAGCCGCCAAGATGCCGCCCACCAGGCCCGGTTCATCATTTTCGCAAGCCGCTATGACCGCATGCGGCGGCGCCTCTTCCAAATCTTGCAATCGAACCCCCGCCTCTCCCTGCAACGCGCTGTCGAACTGCTGGGGGACCTTGGCGTTCAGGCGGGCGACAATCCCAACGGCCCCGACGATCCCGAACGCCGCCTCACCGAGGATGAGCGCCTCCGCGTCCGCGCCTGGGAGGAGGCCCCGTTGCTGGATGAAATCGCCGTCACTCCTTTCTTTCGCGGCACTCTCATCAATCTCGGCGTGCTTTCGATTGCCTACGATGGTTTGGAGGAGGAGGTCCGTAGTCGTGGCGGGGACCTGTGCGCCCACTGGGGCATCACCCAGGCCCAATTAACCCATCTCTGCCGTTGTTTTCTCGATGAACTCCGCGTGCGCAGCATGCTCTCGCGCGAAATGATGCGCTACCATCCGCGCAACCCCGCCTGTCCTGATTACATTGCGCGGGCCGATTGGGAGCGCAAGGTCGCCCAGCCCAAAGGCATGCCCGTGGATCCCCAGGGCCGCCCGCTCCCGTATGCCGATAATGCCGGGGCCCCCTTTGGCATTACCATCCGAAATGCCTGGCGCGCCCCCGGCACCGGCGGGCGCGCCCCGAGTTTCCAGCGCCTGGTCGAACACCTTTTGCACCGCTTCGGCGCTCCCCAGCCCGATGCCAACGACGGCCTCGCCCTCCTGCAATTCCTCCAGCGCGGTAGTTTTACCACCACGTCCGACGTTCAGGGCCATCGCCAAAGCGCCCGGGTGTGCCAGTTGAACGCCGAAGTCCTGCGCCTCCGCCTTTTCACTGGTGCGGACCGCCTCCGCTGCAATATTTGTTCGTGGCCCTTGGCCGGAGCTTATGCTGGTGCCCCATGCCCGCGTTGTCATGGCGTCGCCTCCCTGTGGCCCGATGCCGAGGTCGAGCAGCATCGGACCGTCCGCCGCATGCGCCAGCCCACCTTCCGGCCTCTGATTGCCGACGAACATACCGCCCAGGTGACCAATGAACGCCGCGTGGATTTGGAGAATCGTTTTAAAGCTTCCGCCGCCGAGGCACCGCTCAACGTCCTCGCCTGCTCGCCCACTATGGAAATGGGCATTGACGTCGGCGGCTTGGATGCGGTGATGCTCCGCAACGTCCCGCCCCGGCCCGACAACTACGCCCAGCGCGGGGGCCGCGCCGGTCGCCGCACCCGGGTCGGCCTTGTGGTCGGTTATGCGCGCAGCAATCCGCATGACCAGTATTTCTTCGATCACCCCGAGGAAATGATCTCTGGCGAGATTCCCGCCCCCGCCATTTCGCTCGGCAACCGTGATGTCATCCTCCGCCACCTGGCCGCCATTGCCTTCGGTGCCGCCAATCCCGGCCTCGCCGGTCGCATGGTCGAATACGTCAGCGAACAGGGCGAAATCAAATCCGAGCCCGTCAACGCCTTGATTGCCGCCGTCCAAGCCCAGGGCGATTACGCCTTGCAACTGGCTCGCCTCGCCTGGGGGGAGGATATCCTGCGCGCCTGTGGCCTGGATGACGCCGCCTTGCAGGCGCACCTCGCCTCACTCCCCAACCGCATCAACGACGTCGTGCAGCGCACCGCCCGCCAGGTGCAGGAACTCCGAGCCGCGCTCGAACGTTTTTACGCCACCCTCCAGGGCCGGCAATCCGGGGTGCGCGCCGCTGATCTGGTAGCTCGCCTCCTGGGTGTGCCCGTCGCCCGGCGAGATGACCGTCCGGAAGCCGATGACGCGTCTGCCGGCTATCCCCCGCGCCGATTCGCCGAATTTGGCATCCTGCCCGGCTACGAATTCCCCTCCGAACCGGCCTCCCTCCGGCTGCTGGGGGATCCGAATGAGGAAAATCTGGTCTCCGTGGCCCGCCGATTTGGCATCTACCAGTACATGCCCGCCGCCCCCGTCTATGCCCGGGCTCGCCGCTGGAAAGTCATCGGTTTGGATACCAGTTCTCCGTGGAATCCCCGCAGCGATACCCCTTGGAATTACCGGCTCTGCCGCCGTTGTGGCCTCCGGTATGCCGCCGACCACGCCCGATGTCCCCGCTGTCAATTGGCCGAGCCCGGTCCCGCCTACCCGGCCTTTGAATACGGCGGCTTTGTCGCCCAGCGCAATGAAGCGCCCGTCCTTGATGAAGAGGACCGGATAGGCGCCCGCAACCTGGTCGCTTTCTTCCCCCAATGGAATGGCGAAGTGTTTGAGCGTTGGTCCGTTGGTCCCGGTTGGCAGCTCCAGCTCAGCCGCAATGAGGAAGTGCGCTGGCTTAACGAAGGCCTGGAACCTACCGAAGCCGAACGCGAGCGCGGTTTGGTGCTGCATCAGAATGCCCGTGGCTTCTGCCTGTGCAGTACCTGCGGCCACACGCTGATCGCTCCGCCTCCCGAGGATGCTGGCCCCCGGCGGCGCGCCCGCACTGGCAATGCCATCGACCCTTATGGCCATTCCCAGTCCTGCGCCCGCGCTGGGCAGCCTGCCCAGCCCAGCGGCATAGTCACCAGCCTGGAAGCCGAAGTACTGAGGTTGGTTGCTTTCATTCCAGAGGGATTTGACGCTAACGCGTTGGAAGAGTGGACGCATTCGTTGGGAGCCGCGCTGCGTATTGGCATCCGCCATCACCTGCTTTTGGATGGCAGCGAAATTGAATTCGAACCGGAGGGACCTTGGCAGGAATCTGCTGAGGCCGGTGCCTTCCAGCGGGTATCCCTCACCTTTGTGGATCCCAGCGTCGGCGGCAGCGGGTACATTGCCCGCATGGCCAGGGAATTTCATCTGATCGCCCAACGAGCGTTGGAGCATTTGAATCACCCAAACTGTGAAACCGCTTGTTACCGTTGTCTGAAGTCCTATCAGAATCAACGCTATCACGACCAATTGCGATGGCCCGCCATTATTGGTGATCTGGACCAGTTGGCCGCCAGTGCGCCGCAACCATTGCCGCTCGAACGCGGGGATAGTAACGACCCTCGTCCCTGGCTCGAAGCCTTCGCGGCGGGTGTTGGTTCCCCACTTGAGTTACGGTTTCTCCGCCTGTTTGAGCAGCATGGTTTCCACCCCGAACGCCAAGTATCTGTGGCCCCTGCCGAAGGGCTTCCGCCTATTTCTATCGCCGACTTTGCGGTATCCGCCCGGCGGCTTGCGATTTACGTGGACGGCGCCGCGTTTCACACGGGTGCGCGTCTTCGTCGGGATCGCATCATCCGCAATCGCCTTCGGGAAGGTCCATTGCACTGGAATGTCGTAGAACTGCGCGCTGCCGATCTTGCTCGTGGTGCTGACCTGGTCCGCGAACTCATGAACCGGTGA